One window of Flavobacterium ammonificans genomic DNA carries:
- a CDS encoding DNA topoisomerase IV subunit B, which translates to MSEQNQYNEDNIRSLDWKEHIRMRPGMYIGKLGDGSSPDDGIYILLKEVLDNCIDEFVMGAGKTIEVTIKDKMVTVRDYGRGIPLGKVVDVVSKMNTGGKYDSKAFKKSVGLNGVGTKAVNALSNYFRVESVRDNQQKAAEFSAGNLVLEEEVQESTKRKGTKVAFIADEQIFKNYKYRNEYVVKMLKNYCYLNTGLTIYYNGEKYYSDNGLKDLLEETITEEDSVYPIIHLIGEDIEIALTHSKSQYSEEYHSFVNGQNTTQGGTHLNAFREAVVKTIRDYYNKGFEASDIRKSIVSAVSIKVEEPVFESQTKTKLGSTDIGPNGPTVRTFVHDFITTKLDNFLHKNPEVADLLLRKILQAERERKELSGIRKLAKDRAKKSSLHNKKLRDCRVHLPDIKNPRYLESTLFITEGDSASGSITKSRDVNTQAVFSLRGKPLNSYGMTKKIVYENEEFNLLQAALDIEESMEDLRYNNIVIATDADVDGMHIRLLLITFFLQFFPELIKDGHLYILQTPLFRVRNKKETIYCYSEEERVNAIEKLKPKPEITRFKGLGEISPDEFKHFIGADIRLDPVMLDKATSIETLLEFYMGKNTPDRQTFIINNLKVELDVVEK; encoded by the coding sequence ATGTCTGAACAAAATCAATACAACGAAGATAATATTCGATCACTCGACTGGAAGGAACATATTCGTATGCGTCCTGGTATGTATATTGGAAAACTCGGTGACGGTTCTTCGCCAGACGATGGTATTTATATCTTGCTCAAGGAAGTATTAGATAATTGTATCGATGAATTTGTAATGGGAGCAGGAAAAACCATTGAAGTTACTATCAAAGACAAAATGGTGACAGTGCGCGATTACGGTCGTGGAATTCCATTAGGTAAAGTGGTTGATGTAGTTTCCAAAATGAACACAGGAGGGAAGTACGATTCTAAAGCCTTCAAAAAATCAGTTGGTTTGAATGGTGTAGGTACCAAAGCGGTGAATGCCTTATCGAATTATTTCCGTGTCGAATCGGTTCGTGACAACCAACAAAAAGCAGCAGAATTCTCTGCAGGTAATTTGGTTTTGGAAGAAGAAGTTCAGGAATCGACCAAACGTAAAGGAACAAAAGTTGCTTTTATTGCGGATGAGCAGATTTTTAAAAACTATAAATACCGTAACGAGTATGTGGTAAAAATGTTGAAGAACTATTGTTACCTCAACACTGGATTGACCATTTACTACAACGGCGAAAAATACTATTCGGACAATGGATTGAAAGATTTGTTGGAAGAAACCATAACAGAAGAAGATTCAGTATATCCAATTATTCACTTGATTGGAGAAGATATTGAAATTGCGTTAACGCACAGTAAATCGCAATATTCGGAAGAATACCACTCGTTTGTCAACGGACAAAACACGACTCAAGGAGGTACACATTTAAATGCCTTCAGAGAAGCAGTTGTGAAAACGATTCGTGATTATTACAACAAAGGTTTTGAGGCTTCGGATATCCGAAAATCAATTGTTTCGGCTGTGTCGATCAAAGTAGAAGAACCTGTTTTTGAAAGTCAAACCAAAACCAAATTAGGTTCAACAGATATTGGTCCGAATGGCCCAACAGTGCGTACTTTTGTCCACGATTTTATTACCACCAAATTAGATAACTTCTTACACAAAAATCCAGAAGTTGCCGATTTGTTGTTGCGTAAGATTTTACAAGCCGAAAGAGAGCGTAAAGAATTATCAGGTATTCGAAAATTAGCCAAAGATCGTGCTAAAAAATCGAGTTTACACAATAAAAAACTACGTGATTGTCGCGTGCATTTACCCGACATTAAAAATCCACGTTATTTAGAAAGTACCTTGTTTATTACTGAGGGAGATTCGGCTTCGGGTTCGATTACTAAATCGCGCGATGTGAATACACAAGCAGTTTTCAGTTTGCGTGGTAAGCCATTGAATTCCTATGGAATGACCAAGAAAATTGTGTACGAAAACGAAGAGTTTAATTTATTGCAAGCCGCTTTGGATATTGAAGAATCTATGGAAGATTTGCGTTACAATAATATTGTTATCGCAACCGATGCCGATGTCGATGGAATGCACATTCGGTTGTTATTGATTACGTTCTTCTTGCAATTTTTCCCAGAGTTAATTAAAGACGGCCATTTGTATATTTTGCAAACTCCTTTATTTCGTGTGCGAAACAAGAAAGAAACTATTTATTGTTACAGTGAAGAAGAGCGTGTTAACGCTATTGAAAAATTGAAACCAAAACCAGAAATTACCCGATTTAAAGGATTGGGAGAAATTTCGCCTGACGAGTTCAAACACTTTATTGGAGCCGATATTCGTTTGGATCCAGTAATGCTGGATAAAGCGACTTCAATCGAAACGTTATTGGAGTTTTATATGGGTAAAAATACACCCGACCGTCAAACGTTCATCATCAATAATTTGAAGGTGGAATTAGACGTTGTGGAGAAATAG
- a CDS encoding DNA gyrase/topoisomerase IV subunit A, whose protein sequence is MKDEEEDNIIPNEDETNDSLDTTANENEEGFDDIVAFGGNHFYENNENPEDTITKVTGMYKDWFLDYASYVILERAVPAIEDGFKPVQRRIMHSMKELDDGRYNKVANIVGHTMQYHPHGDASIGDAMVQIGQKDLIIDMQGNWGNILTGDSAAASRYIEARISKLGHDILYSPKITQWGMSYDGRRAEPINLPVKFPLLLAQGAEGIAVGLSTKILPHNFNELIDCSIKVLKGKSFTLYPDFPTAGIADVSNYNDGLRGGRVRVRAKIAQLDKQTLVITQIPFSTNTSTLIDSILKANEKGKIKIKKIEDNTAAEVEILIHLPPGVSPDKMIDALYAFTACETSVAPLGCVIENNKPLFIGVSEMLKISTHRTVDLLKRELEIQLDELENKWHFSTLEKIFIREEMYIDFKLYGDRESLYKYMYDRFEPFKKSFVRETNDDDLQKLTQIPMIRITRFDSDKADDAIAKLEAEMEEVKHHLDNIIDFTIDFFQKLKDKYGKGRERQTELRSFDTIEATKVVLRNTKLYVNREEGFLGTGLKKDEYVADCSDIDDVIVFLRDGKMMITKVDEKKFIGKDIIHIAVFDKNDKRTIYNMIYRDGKNGSTFIKRFNVSGVTRDKFYDLTQENAGSMVLYFSANPNGEAEVVTILLRQVGSVKKLKWDVDFSDIAIKGRASRGNTVSKYPIKKIELKEKGISTLRPRKVWFDDTVQRLNVDGRGELLGEFRPNDRLLIINQSGKLKTIIPELTTHFDEDMIVLEKWNPKKPIATIYYDGEKERYFVKRFLVENENKEEIFITEHEKSQLEIVSTDWRPMAEIVFAKVKGVQKENQTIDLEQFIAVKGIKAIGNQLTTDKLKQVNLLESLPYEEPEEEVEETSIEESTELEDIPTDTNDDGQITLSLD, encoded by the coding sequence ATGAAAGACGAAGAAGAAGATAACATCATTCCAAACGAAGACGAAACCAACGATTCTTTGGATACAACGGCAAACGAAAACGAGGAAGGTTTTGACGACATCGTTGCTTTTGGTGGGAATCATTTTTATGAAAATAATGAAAATCCCGAAGATACGATTACCAAAGTAACCGGAATGTACAAAGACTGGTTTTTGGACTATGCTTCGTATGTAATTTTGGAGCGTGCTGTGCCGGCTATTGAAGACGGTTTTAAGCCTGTGCAACGTCGTATTATGCACTCTATGAAAGAGTTGGATGATGGTCGTTACAATAAAGTAGCTAATATCGTAGGACACACTATGCAGTATCACCCACACGGAGATGCGAGTATCGGAGACGCTATGGTGCAAATTGGTCAAAAAGATTTGATTATTGATATGCAAGGAAACTGGGGTAACATTCTCACTGGAGATAGTGCTGCAGCTTCCCGTTATATTGAAGCTCGAATCAGTAAGTTAGGACACGATATTTTATATTCGCCTAAAATCACGCAATGGGGAATGTCGTATGACGGACGTAGAGCTGAGCCTATCAATCTTCCTGTTAAATTTCCTTTATTGTTAGCACAAGGTGCTGAGGGAATTGCGGTGGGTCTTTCAACTAAAATTTTACCTCATAATTTTAATGAATTAATTGATTGTTCTATCAAAGTATTGAAGGGCAAATCATTTACCTTATATCCTGATTTTCCAACAGCAGGTATTGCTGATGTTTCTAATTATAATGATGGTTTGCGAGGCGGGCGTGTTCGTGTTCGTGCCAAAATTGCACAATTGGATAAACAAACCTTGGTGATTACTCAAATTCCGTTTTCAACTAATACTTCTACCTTGATTGATAGTATTTTGAAGGCGAATGAAAAAGGGAAAATCAAAATCAAGAAAATTGAGGACAACACAGCTGCTGAGGTAGAAATCTTGATTCACCTCCCGCCAGGTGTTTCGCCTGATAAAATGATAGATGCCCTATATGCATTTACTGCTTGTGAAACTTCTGTGGCGCCGTTAGGTTGTGTTATTGAAAATAATAAGCCTTTGTTTATTGGTGTTTCTGAAATGTTGAAAATCTCCACACATCGCACGGTAGATTTGTTGAAACGGGAACTAGAAATCCAATTGGACGAACTGGAAAACAAATGGCATTTTTCTACTTTGGAGAAAATTTTCATTCGTGAAGAAATGTATATTGATTTCAAATTGTATGGAGATAGAGAATCATTGTACAAATATATGTACGACCGATTTGAACCTTTCAAAAAATCATTTGTGCGTGAAACCAATGATGATGATTTGCAAAAATTAACGCAAATTCCAATGATTCGTATTACGCGTTTCGACTCGGATAAAGCGGATGATGCAATTGCTAAGTTGGAAGCCGAAATGGAAGAAGTGAAACATCATTTGGATAACATCATTGATTTTACCATTGACTTTTTCCAAAAATTAAAAGACAAATACGGAAAAGGACGAGAACGCCAAACGGAGTTGCGAAGTTTTGATACTATTGAAGCTACCAAAGTGGTGTTGCGTAATACCAAATTATATGTCAACAGAGAGGAAGGTTTCTTGGGAACTGGACTTAAAAAGGACGAATACGTTGCCGATTGTTCCGATATTGATGATGTGATTGTTTTCCTTCGCGATGGGAAAATGATGATTACCAAAGTGGATGAAAAGAAATTCATTGGCAAAGACATTATACATATTGCGGTGTTTGACAAAAACGACAAACGTACCATTTACAATATGATCTACCGAGATGGTAAAAATGGATCAACCTTTATCAAACGTTTCAATGTTTCTGGAGTGACACGTGATAAGTTCTACGATTTGACTCAAGAGAATGCTGGATCTATGGTCTTGTATTTTTCAGCCAATCCAAATGGAGAAGCTGAAGTCGTGACTATTTTATTGCGTCAGGTTGGAAGTGTTAAGAAATTAAAATGGGATGTCGATTTTTCTGATATTGCCATAAAAGGACGTGCTTCGAGAGGTAATACCGTTTCTAAATACCCAATTAAGAAAATTGAGTTGAAAGAAAAAGGAATATCAACTTTGCGTCCAAGAAAAGTTTGGTTTGATGATACGGTCCAAAGATTGAACGTAGACGGAAGAGGGGAGTTGTTAGGAGAGTTTAGACCTAATGATCGTTTGTTGATTATCAATCAATCAGGTAAGCTTAAAACGATTATTCCTGAATTGACTACGCATTTTGACGAGGATATGATTGTGTTAGAAAAATGGAATCCTAAGAAACCAATTGCTACCATTTATTATGATGGAGAAAAAGAGCGTTATTTTGTAAAACGTTTCTTAGTAGAAAATGAAAATAAAGAAGAAATTTTTATTACTGAACACGAAAAATCACAGTTAGAAATTGTTTCAACTGATTGGCGTCCAATGGCAGAAATTGTATTTGCGAAAGTGAAAGGTGTTCAAAAAGAAAATCAAACGATTGATTTGGAACAATTCATAGCGGTTAAAGGAATAAAAGCTATTGGTAATCAATTGACAACAGATAAGTTAAAACAAGTGAATTTGTTAGAGTCATTGCCATACGAAGAACCTGAAGAAGAAGTCGAGGAGACAAGCATAGAAGAATCAACTGAGTTAGAAGACATTCCTACAGACACAAATGATGACGGTCAAATTACTTTAAGTTTAGATTAA
- a CDS encoding TerC family protein, translated as MEVFLNPDAWIALLTLTFLEIVLGIDNIIFISIATGKLPEEKRKRATKIGMFLAMFMRIALLFGINLLIQMKEPWFHIDLSWFSANITGQSIILLLGGLFLIYKSTNEIREKVEEKGQEEKEIKKSATKSFRNVIFQIILIDMVFSFDSILTAVGMTNGVEGAIYIMITAVIISVFIMMQFAVPVGNFVNKHPSIQVLGLAFLILIGMMLLTESAHLADALIFGNHVTPIPKGYLYFAISFSLVIEMLNMKMTKK; from the coding sequence ATGGAAGTATTTTTAAATCCAGATGCTTGGATAGCCCTTTTAACCTTAACATTTTTAGAGATTGTATTAGGAATAGATAATATTATTTTTATTTCTATCGCTACCGGAAAACTTCCTGAAGAAAAACGAAAAAGAGCGACCAAAATTGGTATGTTCCTAGCTATGTTTATGCGTATAGCGTTGTTGTTTGGAATTAATCTACTAATTCAAATGAAAGAACCTTGGTTCCATATTGACTTAAGTTGGTTCTCCGCAAATATTACTGGTCAAAGTATTATTCTTTTGCTAGGAGGCTTATTTTTAATTTATAAAAGCACCAATGAAATTCGTGAAAAAGTAGAAGAAAAAGGACAAGAAGAAAAAGAAATAAAAAAATCAGCTACAAAATCATTTAGAAATGTAATTTTCCAAATCATATTGATAGATATGGTGTTTTCTTTTGATAGTATTTTAACGGCTGTAGGTATGACTAATGGTGTTGAAGGTGCTATATACATTATGATTACAGCTGTTATCATTTCTGTATTTATAATGATGCAATTTGCAGTTCCAGTTGGTAATTTTGTAAATAAACATCCTTCTATACAAGTATTAGGTTTAGCATTTCTAATTTTAATTGGAATGATGTTACTTACCGAAAGCGCGCATTTAGCCGACGCACTTATATTTGGTAATCATGTTACCCCAATTCCAAAAGGATATTTATATTTTGCCATATCATTTTCATTAGTTATTGAAATGCTAAATATGAAAATGACTAAAAAGTAA
- a CDS encoding DNA topoisomerase IV: MKNIIALFGLLLLASCYSTENNCKDFKTGKFKFEHEVDGVKKVTFFERNDSIEIETFEGKTDTAIVRWISDCEYVLRKKHPKNNQEKRAISMKILTTSKNSYTFEFGMVGVDSKQRGTVIKIGETNLK, encoded by the coding sequence ATGAAGAATATAATCGCTTTATTTGGTTTGCTATTACTAGCCTCTTGTTACAGTACCGAGAACAATTGTAAAGATTTCAAAACAGGGAAATTCAAATTCGAACATGAAGTAGACGGTGTGAAAAAAGTTACATTTTTTGAACGCAATGACAGTATTGAGATCGAAACTTTTGAAGGAAAAACAGACACTGCAATTGTACGTTGGATTAGTGATTGTGAATATGTCCTAAGAAAAAAACATCCTAAAAATAATCAAGAAAAAAGGGCAATAAGCATGAAGATTTTGACCACCTCAAAAAATTCATATACCTTTGAATTCGGAATGGTTGGTGTAGATAGTAAACAGCGAGGTACGGTTATCAAAATTGGAGAAACTAACCTAAAATAA
- a CDS encoding pentapeptide repeat-containing protein, with product MENLINIQKTFEKVIAIDSRINHREFEDCIFKNCDFSNSDLSNNTFMDCEFIDCNLSMISLVGTSLKTVHFKNCKLLGIHFNTCTDFLFQVSFQDCVLDYASFANKKMPKTNFIACSMKETGFINTQLSNSIFDNCNLDNAIFNDSQLAGADFRTAFNYKIDPEFNPMKKAKFSAQGIVGLLDKYDIKIE from the coding sequence ATGGAAAACCTCATCAACATTCAAAAAACATTTGAAAAAGTCATAGCTATTGATAGCCGAATCAATCATCGTGAATTTGAAGACTGCATCTTTAAAAACTGTGATTTTTCCAATTCTGATTTAAGTAACAATACCTTTATGGATTGCGAATTTATTGATTGTAATTTATCCATGATTAGCCTTGTTGGAACCAGTTTAAAAACTGTTCATTTCAAGAATTGTAAGTTATTAGGAATTCATTTCAATACTTGTACTGATTTTTTATTCCAAGTGAGTTTTCAAGATTGTGTTTTGGATTATGCCTCGTTTGCCAATAAAAAAATGCCTAAAACAAACTTTATAGCTTGTTCAATGAAAGAGACAGGTTTCATAAATACTCAATTATCCAATTCAATTTTTGATAATTGTAATTTAGATAACGCTATATTTAATGATAGCCAATTAGCAGGAGCTGACTTTAGAACTGCTTTTAACTACAAAATTGATCCAGAGTTCAACCCTATGAAGAAAGCGAAATTTTCAGCTCAAGGTATTGTGGGACTTTTAGATAAATACGATATAAAAATAGAATAA
- a CDS encoding DUF6095 family protein, translating to MATNKALLAKALKYLSGALPLLFIGPAIIHNAFMNQGNNWHYLVLGIGIALCIYGVYCLYVGLKTIMNSLFND from the coding sequence ATGGCAACCAACAAAGCTCTTTTGGCGAAAGCCTTAAAATATTTATCTGGCGCTTTACCTTTATTATTCATTGGTCCTGCGATAATTCATAATGCGTTTATGAACCAAGGAAATAATTGGCATTACCTTGTATTAGGAATTGGAATTGCTTTATGTATTTATGGAGTATATTGCCTGTATGTTGGATTAAAAACTATTATGAACAGTTTATTCAACGATTAA
- the murQ gene encoding N-acetylmuramic acid 6-phosphate etherase produces the protein MTFTKTTEQSSKYDHLEKMSVQELLFNINQEDQTVPLAVAKAMPSIEALVTQIVAKMKLGGRLFYIGAGTSGRLGIVDASECPPTFGVPFDLVNGIIAGGDKAIRRAVENAEDNNTQAWIDLQEYNINSDDVVVGIAASGTTPYVIGGLQACNENNIITGSISCNAESPLSQTATFPIEVIVGPEFVTGSSRMKAGTAQKLVLNMISTATMIQLGKVKGNKMVDMQLSNTKLVDRGVKMIMSEIPVSYEEGSQLLSQLGSVRKAVDFYQQQKN, from the coding sequence ATGACTTTTACTAAAACTACAGAACAATCCTCAAAATACGACCATTTAGAAAAAATGTCTGTGCAGGAATTGCTGTTCAATATCAATCAAGAAGATCAAACGGTGCCATTGGCTGTTGCCAAAGCAATGCCATCTATCGAGGCCTTAGTAACTCAAATTGTGGCTAAAATGAAATTAGGAGGTAGATTGTTTTACATTGGAGCCGGTACTTCTGGCCGATTGGGAATTGTTGATGCTTCTGAATGTCCGCCTACTTTTGGAGTTCCTTTTGACTTGGTTAATGGAATTATTGCAGGTGGGGACAAAGCCATTCGTCGTGCGGTTGAAAATGCTGAAGACAATAATACACAAGCTTGGATAGATTTACAAGAATACAACATTAACTCCGATGATGTGGTAGTTGGAATAGCGGCTTCTGGAACAACTCCATATGTTATTGGCGGTTTACAAGCTTGCAACGAAAATAATATCATCACTGGAAGTATTTCGTGTAATGCCGAAAGTCCACTTTCACAAACGGCTACATTCCCAATTGAAGTAATTGTTGGCCCGGAATTTGTTACTGGAAGTTCGCGAATGAAAGCCGGAACAGCACAGAAATTAGTGTTGAATATGATTTCTACAGCAACTATGATTCAGCTAGGGAAGGTCAAAGGAAACAAAATGGTAGACATGCAATTGAGCAACACCAAATTAGTAGATCGCGGAGTAAAAATGATTATGAGTGAAATTCCTGTTTCCTATGAAGAAGGAAGCCAATTACTATCTCAATTAGGCAGCGTTAGAAAAGCGGTTGATTTTTACCAGCAGCAAAAAAACTAA
- a CDS encoding PH domain-containing protein: MGIFSALLGNAGAVDQESLMNDYGKLLIEGESIELGFKLIRDTFIFTSKRLILIEKQGITGSKIEYKSIVYKSISRFSIETAGTFDLEAELKIWVSSEVNPSIVKQFNKSVNVYDVQNILAFHVLK; this comes from the coding sequence ATGGGAATTTTTTCTGCTTTACTAGGAAATGCTGGAGCTGTAGATCAAGAAAGTTTAATGAATGACTACGGAAAATTACTAATCGAAGGGGAATCGATAGAACTTGGTTTCAAATTAATTAGAGATACATTTATCTTTACATCCAAACGATTGATATTAATTGAAAAACAAGGAATTACAGGAAGTAAAATTGAATATAAATCAATTGTTTACAAAAGTATTTCAAGATTTAGCATAGAAACTGCAGGAACATTCGATTTAGAGGCTGAACTAAAGATTTGGGTTTCTAGTGAAGTAAATCCTAGCATAGTGAAACAATTTAACAAATCTGTTAATGTTTACGATGTTCAAAATATCTTAGCATTTCATGTTTTAAAATAA
- a CDS encoding ZIP family metal transporter, whose protein sequence is MNYLLPLLSVLIGYLFALIFQPKDKAKLKLLLAFSGSFLLSLTVSHLLPEIYESNNNRIGLFIMVGILFQIILEYFSQGAEHGHVHGQDKMNHIPWLLFISLCIHALAEGFPVAHNHDLAIGIAIHHLPIAIILTTFFINANLNKKAIFIFMISFAIMTPLGTILSDYLPILNTYYTEITAIVIGILFHISSTIIFESSEGHKFNIAKISMIVLGFGLAYLI, encoded by the coding sequence ATGAATTATCTTTTACCCTTACTTTCTGTATTAATTGGCTATTTATTTGCTTTGATTTTCCAACCGAAAGACAAGGCAAAACTAAAGCTGCTTTTGGCATTTAGCGGTTCTTTTCTATTGTCACTAACAGTAAGCCATTTGTTACCGGAAATCTATGAAAGTAATAATAATCGAATTGGATTATTTATTATGGTAGGGATTTTGTTCCAAATTATTTTAGAATATTTTTCGCAAGGTGCAGAACACGGACATGTTCATGGACAAGACAAAATGAATCATATTCCATGGTTGTTGTTTATCAGTCTTTGTATTCATGCTTTGGCAGAAGGTTTTCCCGTAGCTCATAATCATGATTTAGCAATTGGTATTGCCATTCACCATTTACCCATCGCTATCATTTTAACTACCTTTTTCATCAATGCTAATTTGAATAAAAAAGCTATTTTTATATTTATGATTAGCTTTGCTATAATGACCCCTTTAGGCACTATTCTGTCAGATTATTTACCGATACTTAATACATATTACACCGAAATAACAGCAATAGTTATTGGGATTTTATTTCATATTTCTTCGACTATCATATTTGAAAGTAGTGAGGGACATAAATTCAATATTGCTAAAATATCGATGATAGTATTAGGATTTGGATTGGCCTATTTAATTTAA
- a CDS encoding class I SAM-dependent DNA methyltransferase: MSEDLIPTVLDSQKPTQNWFASWFDTPYYHILYKERNYREAQIFMDNLTHYLNLPEKAKVLDLACGKGRHAIYLNQLGFEVIGADLSENSIAEASKNSNSSLHFQVHDMREKFEDQFDAIFNLFTSFGYFENDADNLKTLIAIKESLTEHGFAVIDFMNVNQVIANLVPEETKTVEGIDFYIKRYVKDGHIYKEIAFEDQGESFHFTEKVQALTLQDFQTMMDEAGIYLLDIFGDYKLKKFHKTESERLIMIFK, translated from the coding sequence ATGTCTGAAGATTTGATACCAACAGTTTTAGATAGTCAAAAGCCAACACAAAACTGGTTTGCTTCTTGGTTTGATACCCCGTATTACCATATCCTATATAAAGAACGCAATTACCGTGAAGCGCAAATTTTCATGGATAACTTGACGCACTATCTTAATCTTCCAGAAAAAGCCAAAGTATTGGACTTAGCTTGTGGAAAAGGACGTCATGCTATCTATTTAAACCAATTGGGGTTTGAAGTTATTGGTGCTGATTTATCAGAAAATAGTATTGCAGAAGCCAGTAAAAATAGCAATAGTAGTTTGCATTTTCAGGTACATGATATGCGTGAAAAATTCGAGGATCAATTTGATGCTATTTTCAATTTGTTTACGAGTTTTGGTTATTTTGAAAATGATGCCGATAACTTGAAAACGCTTATTGCCATTAAAGAGAGCTTAACCGAACACGGATTTGCAGTCATTGATTTCATGAATGTGAATCAAGTAATCGCTAATCTAGTCCCTGAAGAAACCAAAACAGTAGAAGGCATTGATTTCTATATAAAACGCTATGTGAAAGACGGACATATTTACAAAGAAATTGCCTTTGAAGATCAAGGTGAATCGTTTCATTTCACAGAAAAAGTACAAGCTTTGACTTTACAAGATTTTCAAACGATGATGGATGAAGCAGGTATCTATTTATTAGATATCTTTGGGGATTATAAACTGAAGAAATTCCATAAAACTGAAAGCGAACGATTAATCATGATTTTTAAATAA
- a CDS encoding THUMP domain-containing class I SAM-dependent RNA methyltransferase has protein sequence MEDNFKMIAKTFFGFEEILANELKALGAQDVEQGIRMVSFKGDKGFMYKANLSLRTALKVLKPIHTFRANNENALYKGISGINWSKYLNANQTFVIDATVHSDHFNHSEFVSQKCKDAIVDQFRERTGQRPSIDKAFPDLRINIHIGKDQVSVALDTSGNSLHQRGYRTATNIAPINEVLAAGILILSGWEGQSDFLDPMCGSGTFLAEAAMIACNIPANINRKEFAFEKWNDWDNDLFDQIINSLMKKVKEFHYTIKGYDKAPSAVSKAKDNIRNANLEDYISIAEDNFFDTEKNSQGKLHMVFNPPYDERLDIHMEEFYKNIGDTLKKSYPGTNAWFITANLEALKFVGLKPSRKIKLFNASLEARLVKYEMYEGSKRTKFQVADKE, from the coding sequence ATGGAAGATAATTTTAAAATGATTGCCAAAACCTTTTTCGGTTTTGAAGAAATATTAGCCAATGAATTAAAAGCATTAGGCGCACAAGATGTAGAACAAGGAATTAGAATGGTTAGTTTCAAAGGTGACAAAGGTTTTATGTACAAAGCCAATTTGTCGTTGCGAACTGCTTTGAAAGTTTTAAAACCGATTCATACTTTTAGAGCCAATAATGAAAACGCCTTATACAAAGGAATTTCAGGAATTAATTGGTCGAAGTATTTGAATGCCAATCAGACTTTTGTAATTGATGCGACGGTACATTCGGATCATTTTAACCATTCTGAATTTGTTTCTCAAAAATGTAAAGATGCGATCGTAGATCAATTTAGAGAAAGAACAGGGCAGCGTCCGAGTATCGACAAAGCTTTTCCAGATTTACGAATCAATATTCACATTGGTAAAGATCAAGTCTCGGTAGCTTTGGACACTTCTGGAAATTCATTGCACCAACGTGGTTACCGAACTGCAACGAATATTGCCCCTATTAATGAAGTTTTGGCAGCAGGAATTTTAATCCTTTCAGGTTGGGAAGGACAAAGCGATTTTCTTGACCCAATGTGTGGTTCAGGCACTTTTTTGGCGGAAGCCGCTATGATTGCGTGTAACATTCCAGCCAATATCAATCGTAAAGAATTTGCATTCGAGAAATGGAACGATTGGGACAATGATTTGTTTGACCAAATTATCAACAGTTTAATGAAAAAAGTAAAAGAGTTTCATTATACCATAAAAGGATATGACAAGGCGCCAAGTGCCGTGAGTAAAGCCAAAGACAATATTCGAAATGCAAACTTAGAAGATTACATCAGCATTGCCGAAGATAACTTTTTTGATACTGAAAAGAACTCCCAAGGAAAGTTACATATGGTTTTCAATCCGCCGTATGATGAACGATTGGACATTCATATGGAAGAGTTTTACAAGAATATTGGAGATACGCTGAAAAAGAGTTATCCAGGAACTAACGCTTGGTTTATTACCGCCAATCTAGAAGCATTGAAATTTGTAGGATTGAAACCTTCACGTAAAATTAAATTGTTCAATGCAAGTTTAGAAGCCCGATTAGTGAAATACGAAATGTATGAAGGCAGTAAAAGAACTAAATTTCAAGTAGCCGATAAAGAATAA